One Cellulomonas sp. Y8 DNA segment encodes these proteins:
- the nusB gene encoding transcription antitermination factor NusB, with the protein MGARTKARKRALDVLFEAEQRRLDPLTVLADRIAQPGTEAALPQYSVELVEGVQAQRARIDEVIATHSHGWTIERMPAVDRELLRIGTWEILFNDDVPDAVAVDEAVELARSLSTDESPGFVNGLLGRLVDLKPTLLA; encoded by the coding sequence GTGGGAGCTCGCACCAAGGCCCGCAAGCGGGCCCTCGACGTCCTCTTCGAGGCGGAGCAGCGCCGGCTCGACCCGCTGACCGTGCTCGCGGACCGCATCGCGCAGCCCGGCACCGAGGCGGCCCTGCCGCAGTACTCGGTGGAGCTGGTCGAGGGCGTCCAGGCGCAGCGCGCCCGGATCGACGAGGTCATCGCGACGCACTCGCACGGCTGGACGATCGAGCGGATGCCCGCGGTCGACCGCGAGCTCCTGCGGATCGGCACGTGGGAGATCCTGTTCAACGACGACGTGCCCGACGCGGTCGCCGTGGACGAGGCGGTCGAGCTGGCCCGCAGCCTCTCGACCGACGAGTCCCCGGGCTTCGTCAACGGCCTGCTGGGCCGCCTGGTCGACCTGAAGCCGACCCTGCTGGCCTGA
- the efp gene encoding elongation factor P codes for MATTNDLKNGTVLRIDGQLWTVIEFQHVKPGKGGAFVRTKLKNVLSGKVVDRTFNAGTKVETANVDKRDMQYLYKDGEDFVFMDTDTYDQITVPAATVGDAANFMLESTSAMVATNDGVPLYVELPPSVTLMVTYTEPGLQGDRSSAGTKPATLETGYQIQVPLFLESDTKVKVDTRDGSYLGRVND; via the coding sequence GTGGCGACGACGAACGACCTGAAGAACGGCACCGTGCTGAGGATCGACGGCCAGCTCTGGACGGTCATCGAGTTCCAGCACGTGAAGCCCGGCAAGGGCGGCGCGTTCGTCCGCACCAAGCTGAAGAATGTCCTCTCGGGCAAGGTCGTCGACCGCACGTTCAACGCCGGCACCAAGGTCGAGACGGCGAACGTCGACAAGCGCGACATGCAGTACCTGTACAAGGACGGCGAGGACTTCGTGTTCATGGACACGGACACCTACGACCAGATCACCGTCCCGGCCGCCACCGTCGGCGACGCCGCGAACTTCATGCTCGAGAGCACCAGCGCGATGGTCGCGACGAACGACGGCGTGCCGCTGTACGTCGAGCTCCCGCCGTCGGTGACCCTCATGGTCACCTACACCGAGCCGGGCCTGCAGGGCGACCGCTCCTCGGCCGGCACCAAGCCCGCGACGCTGGAGACCGGCTACCAGATCCAGGTCCCGCTGTTCCTGGAGTCGGACACCAAGGTCAAGGTCGACACCCGCGACGGCAGCTACCTGGGTCGCGTGAACGACTGA
- a CDS encoding GGDEF domain-containing protein, whose amino-acid sequence MSAVDVVLCGLLLALPVHQRSTQVVVIVGVVVSAVLVTSCHTAQGVVVFALGFVVAGQFAAYALERRRAAVVAGVVVAAIALSATFAPASVHPVIVVAASTMALLSSWLMAQQSERLRRQARTDHLTGALNRGSFYERVADLVPRALRSGAPLSVVAFDIDDFKVVNARHGHLGADDLMAALTAAWRAALPPRAVLGRVGGDEFLAVLPGVGEAGARRWAATAAAGQALSSSAGVATLRPEDGVRSLLDRADADLFAAKDARRTLAGNL is encoded by the coding sequence GTGTCGGCCGTCGACGTGGTCCTGTGCGGGCTCCTGCTCGCGCTGCCGGTGCACCAGCGGAGCACGCAGGTCGTGGTGATCGTGGGTGTCGTCGTGTCCGCGGTCCTCGTGACCTCGTGCCACACCGCGCAGGGCGTCGTGGTGTTCGCACTCGGGTTCGTCGTCGCGGGGCAGTTCGCGGCGTATGCGCTCGAGCGCCGGCGCGCGGCGGTGGTCGCCGGGGTCGTGGTGGCCGCGATCGCCCTGTCCGCGACGTTCGCGCCCGCCTCGGTGCACCCGGTGATCGTGGTGGCGGCGAGCACGATGGCGCTGCTGTCGTCCTGGCTGATGGCGCAGCAGTCCGAGCGGCTGCGGCGCCAGGCCCGCACCGACCACCTCACCGGGGCGCTGAACCGCGGCTCGTTCTACGAGCGCGTGGCCGACCTGGTCCCGCGCGCCCTGCGGAGCGGCGCGCCGCTGAGCGTCGTGGCGTTCGACATCGACGACTTCAAGGTGGTGAACGCCCGGCACGGCCACCTCGGGGCCGACGACCTCATGGCGGCCCTGACCGCGGCGTGGCGCGCGGCGCTCCCGCCCCGGGCGGTCCTCGGGCGCGTCGGCGGCGACGAGTTCCTCGCGGTGCTCCCGGGCGTCGGCGAGGCCGGTGCCCGGCGGTGGGCGGCCACGGCGGCGGCCGGGCAGGCGCTCTCGTCCAGCGCGGGCGTCGCGACGCTCCGGCCCGAGGACGGCGTGCGCAGCCTCCTCGACCGCGCCGACGCCGACCTCTTCGCCGCGAAGGACGCGCGCCGGACGCTCGCCGGGAACCTCTGA
- the aroB gene encoding 3-dehydroquinate synthase, which yields MSTRTVQVTGDQPYEVVIGRNLLGELPRLLGDGVRKVLVIHPTALAATADAVREDLTAQGYEALLAEVPDAEPAKSAQVASFCWQVLGQADFTRSDAVIGLGGGATTDLAGFVASTWLRGVKVVHVPTTLLAMVDAAVGGKTGINTVEGKNLVGTFYPPAGVLCDLAALASMPKHDYVAGLGEVVKCGFIADPRILELVEAHGAEITDPARAASSDVLAELVERSVAVKARVVGEDLKEAGLREILNYGHTLGHAIEHVERYSWRHGAAVSVGMVYAAELARLAGRLDEAVVARHRSILTGLGLPTAYRGDRWDQLHAAMRRDKKTRGDLLRFVVLDDVARPSRLEGPDPSLLVAAYAEISEGVAPVRGISLG from the coding sequence ATGAGCACGCGCACGGTGCAGGTCACGGGCGACCAGCCGTACGAGGTGGTGATCGGGCGCAACCTGCTGGGCGAGCTGCCCCGGCTGCTGGGCGACGGCGTCCGCAAGGTGCTGGTCATCCACCCGACCGCGCTGGCGGCGACCGCCGACGCGGTGCGCGAGGACCTGACGGCGCAGGGCTACGAGGCGCTGCTCGCCGAGGTGCCGGACGCCGAGCCGGCCAAGTCGGCGCAGGTGGCGTCGTTCTGCTGGCAGGTGCTGGGGCAGGCGGACTTCACGCGCAGCGACGCGGTGATCGGCCTCGGCGGCGGTGCGACCACCGATCTGGCGGGCTTCGTCGCGTCGACCTGGCTCCGCGGCGTCAAGGTCGTGCACGTCCCGACGACGCTGCTGGCGATGGTCGACGCGGCCGTCGGCGGCAAGACCGGGATCAACACGGTCGAGGGCAAGAACCTGGTCGGCACGTTCTACCCGCCGGCCGGCGTGCTGTGCGACCTCGCGGCGCTGGCGAGCATGCCGAAGCACGACTACGTGGCCGGGCTGGGCGAGGTCGTGAAGTGCGGCTTCATCGCCGACCCGCGGATCCTCGAGCTGGTCGAGGCGCACGGCGCGGAGATCACCGACCCCGCACGCGCCGCGTCGTCGGACGTGCTCGCGGAGCTGGTCGAGCGGTCGGTCGCCGTGAAGGCCCGCGTCGTGGGGGAGGACCTCAAGGAGGCCGGCCTGCGCGAGATCCTCAACTACGGCCACACGCTGGGCCACGCGATCGAGCACGTCGAGCGGTACTCCTGGCGGCACGGCGCGGCCGTGTCGGTCGGCATGGTGTACGCCGCCGAGCTGGCGCGGCTCGCCGGTCGGCTGGACGAGGCGGTCGTCGCCCGGCACCGGTCGATCCTCACGGGCCTCGGGCTGCCGACCGCGTACCGCGGGGACCGGTGGGACCAGCTGCACGCCGCCATGCGCCGGGACAAGAAGACCCGGGGCGACCTGCTGCGGTTCGTGGTGCTCGACGACGTGGCGCGGCCGTCCCGGCTCGAGGGGCCTGACCCGTCGCTGCTCGTGGCCGCGTACGCGGAGATCTCCGAGGGCGTGGCCCCGGTGCGGGGCATCTCGCTGGGCTGA
- a CDS encoding shikimate kinase, translated as MVGPPGSGKSTVAHALAGRWQLAERDTDSDVEAVAGKPVTDIFVEDGEPRFRELEHEAVRVALDEHDGVLALGGGAVLHPATQEALAAYREAGGVVVFLDVSLRHAAPRVGFNQSRPLLLGNPRAKWQALMAERRPVYQAVATVVVSTDGITPAAVAERIEAALADLRAGEPGDDGTTGEDGSGA; from the coding sequence CTGGTCGGCCCGCCCGGGTCGGGCAAGTCGACGGTCGCGCACGCGCTGGCCGGCCGCTGGCAGCTCGCGGAGCGGGACACCGACAGCGACGTCGAGGCGGTGGCCGGCAAGCCGGTGACGGACATCTTCGTCGAGGACGGCGAGCCCCGGTTCCGCGAGCTCGAGCACGAGGCGGTCCGCGTCGCGCTCGACGAGCACGACGGCGTGCTGGCGCTCGGCGGCGGCGCTGTGCTGCACCCGGCGACCCAGGAGGCGCTGGCGGCGTACCGGGAGGCCGGCGGCGTCGTGGTGTTCCTCGACGTCAGCCTGCGGCACGCCGCGCCGCGTGTCGGGTTCAACCAGTCGCGCCCGCTGCTGCTCGGCAACCCCCGGGCGAAGTGGCAGGCGCTGATGGCGGAGCGGCGGCCGGTGTACCAGGCGGTCGCGACGGTGGTCGTCTCGACGGACGGCATCACGCCGGCGGCCGTGGCGGAGCGGATCGAGGCGGCGTTGGCCGACCTGCGGGCGGGCGAGCCCGGGGACGACGGCACGACGGGCGAGGACGGGAGCGGGGCATGA